One region of Hemiscyllium ocellatum isolate sHemOce1 chromosome 4, sHemOce1.pat.X.cur, whole genome shotgun sequence genomic DNA includes:
- the LOC132815481 gene encoding uncharacterized protein LOC132815481 has product MKRRQVKPIAPERLGNPETMPQHPKKIQVLNVPENVSVQRLLDKLTIYFQKSSNGGGEVLDVEYQTGVKGCAYVIFEKEEDANNVLKREHVFTFDNKKYKLEVREVEKEPCDADDEQVMLFVTTKLDTSCFSERKARQLIFRHDFQVIRSQGCIVEIKGSFPSLVKLRTDLRDLILPQPAHVVSSQSHSANKKRCERNEEFLQSGAFRKYRQPSSPDSGSDSSASSEEDYSTSQYASNVHSRSSEPEFSLNKSNNSPMPLVASPSSLSVASSNNKEGTASYIKRSTHDPQEATKYMSTSAVENDSISKMDASSLNSFSSQSSNSSFAPHISFMVDKWTFKYLQAFNSNCLQQFLTKYSADIKASCFDELCEISLYPKRPAHNSQRNLSEAKSVICTQIQEIQQQLRIYHIDLTSRNSDKEAILQRCKRLRSISVNVLVKISDHNVTVVGPSAESHDMKQYILGNGSLV; this is encoded by the exons GCTCGGGAACCCAGAAACAATGCCGCAACACCCAAAGAAAATTCAAGTCCTGAATGTTCCTGAAAATGTTTCTGTGCAACGTCTGCTGGATAAACTGACCATCTATTTCCAGAAGTCGAGCAATGGAGGGGGTGAAGTATTGGACGTGGAATATCAAACTGGTGTTAAAGGCTGTGCTTATGTCATTTTTGAGAAGGAGGAAG ATGCAAACAACGTCCTTAAAAGAGAACACGTATTTACATTTGACAATAAGAAATACAAACTGGAAGTACGGGAAGTTGAAAAAGAACCGTGCGATGCTGATGATGAACAG GTAATGCTGTTTGTGACAACAAAACTGGACACAAGCTGCTTTTCAGAAAGGAAGGCTCGTCAATTAATCTTTAGGCATGATTTTCAAGTTATACGTTCCCAAGGCTGCATTGTGGAGATCAAAGGTTCTTTCCCTTCTTTAGTAAAACTTCGGACAGATCTTAGGGACTTGATTTTGCCTCAGCCAGCACATGTAGTCTCCAGCCAAAGTCACTCAGCCAACAAAAAGAGGTGTGAAAGAAATGAGGAATTTTTACAATCTGGAGCTTTCAGAAAATACAGGCAACCAAGTTCCCCTGATAGTGGCTCTGATTCATCAGCAtccagtgaagaagattatagTACCAGCCAGTATGCCTCAAATGTCCACTCAAGATCCTCTGAGCCAGAATTTTCTTTGAATAAAAGCAATAATTCCCCAATGCCTTTGGTTGCTTCTCCATCTTCTCTGTCAGTTGCCAGTTCCAATAACAAAGAAGGCACTGCTTCATATATCAAGAGGAGCACTCATGACCCTCAAGAAGCAACGAAGTATATGAGTACTTCTGCTGTGGAAAACGATTCCATTTCTAAAATGGATGCTAGTAGCCTGAATTCATTTTCATCTCAGTCTTCAAACAGTTCTTTTGCCCCTCATATAAGCTTTATGGTTGATAAATGGACCTTCAAATACCTGCAGGCTTTTAACAGCAATTGCCTTCAACAGTTTCTTACAAAATATTCCGCAGACATTAAAGCATCTTGTTTTGATGAGCTGTGTGAAATATCCTTATACCCAAAAAGGCCAGCACACAATTCCCAAAGAAATCTATCTGAAGCCAAGTCAGTAATTTGTACACAAATTCAGGAAATACAACAGCAGCTAAGGATCTATCATATAGATTTAACTTCAAGGAATTCCGACAAGGAGGCGATCCTGCAAAGGTGCAAGAGACTTCGTTCCATTTCAGTGAATGTCCTGGTGAAAATAAGTGATCACAATGTAACTGTGGTGGGACCATCAGCTGAGAGTCATGACATGAAGCAATATATTTTGGGGAATGGTTCTTTGGTCTAA